The Rosa rugosa chromosome 3, drRosRugo1.1, whole genome shotgun sequence sequence AAGCATTGAAACATGAAAAACATCATGAATACCCGAAAGCTGTGGTGGTAGAGCTAATTTGTATGCTACTTCATCTTTCCGTTCTAGGATCTCAAAAGGACCAATAAATCTCGAAGCTAATTTCCCAGTTTTTCCAAACCTTTGAATTCCTTTTTGAGGTGATACTTTCAGAAACACATGATCACCCACGTTAAATTTTAGTGAACGTGTCCTTTGATCGGCATAGCTCTTTTGTCAACTTTGTGCAGTTTGTAGTCGTTGCTtgataatttttattttctcagTAGTATCCTGAATAAAATTAGGTCCAACTATGGTAGTCTCACCTACTTTTGTCCATCACAACGGTGATCTGCAAGGTCTGCCATATAGTGCCTCATATGGTGCCATTGAAATGCTAGATTGAAAACTATTGTTATATGCAAACTCTGCTAATAACAAATAATCTTCCCAACTTCCATGGAAATCGATTCAAAACACATGCTCTCAACATATcctccaaaatttgaattgttCTTTCTGATTGACCATCAATTTGGGGATGAAATGCATTACTAAAATTTAACTGTGTAGCGAGAGATCGTTGTAAACTTTCCCAAAATTTAGAAGTGAATTTGGAATCTTTGTCTGACACAATTGAGAGAGGAATTCCATGTAATCTAACCATCTCTTGAACATATAACTTGCCAAGTGTTTCTGTAGAAATCTATAGCTTTCACTGGTAAGAAATGAGCTGATTTAGTTAAACGATCCACAATTATCCATACTACATCTTTACCTCGAGATGATCATCTATAATTCATGAATGTGGTAAACCAGTTACAAAATCTATGGTAATATAATCCCATTTCCATTTAGCTATTGGCAACGGTTGAAGTTTCTTGCTGGCTTTTTATGCTCTGCTTTGACTTGTTGGCAAGTAAGACATCTTGGTACACATAGTGCAATATCTTTCTTCATTCCATCCCACCAAAATTGATGACGAAGATCATAGTACATTTTTGTACTTCCAGGGTGAATAGTATATGATGAGTAATGTACTTCACGAAAAATTTCATTTCTGAGCTCTGGAATCTCATGTACATATAACCTTCCAAAATATCTCAAACCATTACTTTGATCGAAGATCCAACCCTCAAATTGATTTCCAGACAGCAATTTGTCTTGAATTGATTTGGGTAGAGTATCCTCTTGTTGTTTCTCGATAACCTTTTCCATCAAAATTGGTCGCGTGACTAAGTTACAAATACGAGCCATATTTTCGTGTACATCCATATGTAGATCATATTCACAAAGAGACTCCATCATCTTCCATTTTATGAACATGTAAGCTTGCCACAAACCTTTCTGATTTTCTACTTAAAGCATCTGCAACTGTATTTGCCTTTCCAAGATAGTAATGCAATCCGAAATCATAGTATTCTAGAAATTCCATCCAACATTGTTGCCTCATGTTAAGCTCCTTTtgtgtaaatatatatttcaaactttTATAATCAGAATATTGCTCGAATCGCTCACCATATAAGTAATGTCTCCAAGTCTTAAGAGCATGGACAATAGCAGCTAATTCTAAATCATGAGTTGAATAGTTTCTTTCATGTGTTTTCAATTGTCGAGAGGCAGATGCGACCACTCTATCTAATTGCATTAACACACATCATAATCTGGGGAAAAAAGCATCTGTGTAACCACGTAACCTTTTCCTCGCTCAGGAATAATTAACATCAGAGCAGTAGTTAAGCGTGCCTTCAATTCTTGGAATGAATCTTCACATTCTTTACTCCAGATGAATTTGACTCCTTTCCGAGTTACCCTAGTCAGAGGTGCCGCTAACTTAGAAAAATCTTTTATAAATCTTTAGGTTTGACTCGAAGTTGATGATAACCGGAATGAAGATCaatttttgaaaagaaacaagaaCCCCTTAACTGATCAAACAAATCGTCAATTCTTGGTATCGGATATTTATTCTTCACAGTTACTCTATTCAATTGACGATAATCGACACACATCCGAAGAGATCCATCTTTCTTTTTCACAAAAAGGGCATGTGCTCCCCAAGGTGAAGTATAGGACGAATATAACCTTTGCCTTCTAATTCCTGAATTTGTGCTTTGAGTTCTTTCAATTCTGCTCGTGCCATACGGTAAGAGGGTATCGAAATAGGTGATGTGCCCGGATATACTTCAATTACGAATTCTATCTCTCGCACAGGAGGCAACCCAAATAAATCTTCTTGAAACACATCAGTAAATTCCTTTACCACAAGAATAGTTTCTAACTTCATTTCATTCTCCTCTTCGGCCACAATGTGGGCAATCAAATTCAAATAATTGCACTTAATATCAAATGATACTTCTAGTTTATAAGTGCTCTTATCCCCGTAAAAACTAAAAGTTTCACCTTCCAAAGTACAGATAGTTATCTTCTTTTTACCACAGTCCATGATAGCATCATAACAAGTAAGCCAATCCATACCCAGGATGATATCGTACTCTGACATTTCCAGCATTATCAAATCAAAGTCTAATTTATGATTTGATGTTTCTATCATGCATAGCCTGCACACTCTATTAACTCTTACACCCTTACCCAAAGGAGACCCAATAATTAATGAAGTCTTCATAATCTCGGGTTTCATTCTTAGAAAAGTAGCCCAAGTAAAAGATTCTCAGTGCTGCTATAAGGCGGGCTCTGTTCTCTAGACTGAATGAGGACACTCATTCAAAGTTCTAAATGTAAAACGCTTCACCACAGGAATTAGAGTATAGGACATAATGAAGCTTTATTTTTTTAGTCTTCCCTGTACTCTTTATTTTCTGTGTATTTTGAGTGGGCCGGTGTAAGTGTGGTATTATGTATGGAGAACTTATTTTCTCTAAGTCATACTGTGGCATGTTCTTTTGTAGTGCTACCAATTTATATGAATGAAGTGTTCCcgtttctattaaaaaaaaaaaaaaaatctcaagtCCACAAGCTATTATACTAGATCATCAACTACATAATCTCTAGCCATTAGAGTACCTCAATCAAAATTATAATTAAAGATATTAAAATGTCAGACGAATTAATTGTTGTTAATGGTATGTTATCAGGAACCAAATTACTTATAGATTACATAATTAGATCTTGTTTCATCCTAGTTTTGTAAACACTATAGGTGTCAAAGTGTTTTATGGAAAATGAATTTCAGTGTTTAATGTTTTCTCTTCTAACAAATACAATTTGCAGTTTTTCAAATGGTTGGTGAACAATTTAAAATAGTGAGTCGGTATAGTGGGTTGTTAAAATATGAcagataatttgaggaatcgatTTGGATCTTCCAGGTATGTTTATCAATTCTATAACTCCAGCTGATATTTGCAACTAAGTTGCACCATATATAGTTAAACCACTATGTGTATATTGTGGTGATCAAGATAATATAGGACTTTGCGAAGGAGATCCTCTAtctcccttccttttttttgtttgtgaaTGATGTCTTGTCTCAGATACTTCGCAAGCTTTTCAGGGTTAATATCCTTTACTCTGTTCAGATTGGGGCTTCGGGGCCAAAAATAAGTCATTTGTTCTTTGCAGATGATTCATTGTTTTTTCTCAGGGCAACAGTTTTGAATTGTGAGGTTCTCTCGCTCTGACGTTCTTCATCATTACTGTTCAGCCTCAGGTCAACTTTGTCTATCGagttatgagtgagtagtgaatttggggctagggttgaaagccctagccagtCTTGTATGATAATGATGTGAATACTATATTTAATGCAAATTTCCATTACTACTTTGACATGCTAAATCAAAAAGTAAAGGCTTATATTGGAATCTAACTAGTTTAAGTATAATACATTTGTCATGTCATGATTAGTGTTTTGAGATTAGTCACCTCTGCATGAAAGCACATCATGTGTGCATATGAGGatagtgagttaaaatcacctagaatTATGATTGGTTTGCTTGTTTGGTTATCTAAACTCTaatctttatgcatctaggaacaataaATTGAGACTTACCCGGTAATAAAATTTGTTCTTAGGTAATTAATTCAAGACTTACCTGGTTAGAATGGataaaatcaaaggagtttaggccCTGGTAGTCATCTTATCCAGATGCTAAAAGAGTAATTGGGTATTTGGGATTGCATCACTTGTAGTTTGATCATCAATGCATACAAGAGAGGCTATGGTGGACAATCTAAGctctaactcccatccatttgataacaacttatttagcttagcttagttgactttacttgctctagttgttcCAATTTAATTGAAACTATTTCcaacatcaaatcaaatcacTGCACACCATTTGCagatactcaccatgaacttgtGTTCACTTGTGAGGTTTTGTTTATGATTGTATATTTGTATATTCTTTCTAGTTTTCGTCTGGGTCTTCCCTAGCTAGAGTGAGATTTACCAATCTCCTGGGTATAATATCCCATACTCTAAACCTAACTACATTATAACTTGATCATTATACTTGATAGTGACTTCAATCCTAACGTAATCTCAATCAATTGTTTAATCTCAATTATTTCCAATTGGATTGAAATCAATCTCAAtcaattgtttgtgaatttatTGTTTAAAAGGACAGGACAGTACATTTTAACCAAATCATCAGATGGTGGCATAATTATTTTCGTTTTCTTGCAAAAATGCATGCTATGCGTTTTTCTCGTACGTGTACGTCTATCGTTAGGGAAATCGGGTGGTAGATATATATACCGGTAAAATATATAAATGGGAGTTGACAATGGTGGCACAGCCTTGATGGAACTCTTGCCATCCCTACTGTGTGGCCGTCCTGTTTGTGATCGAGGAGACTTTCGGCCACCcataatttatttttgttgattttcTTCTTGCTAGTACGTTGGGTTTTTGGGACTGTTCCCTTTAGTTTTTGTATTCTTTTGATTAGGGTGGAGGGTGGGCACAGTTAGTCTAGGAGGAGCTAATCTTGTGTAATCTTTTATTATACTAAAGTAATAACtaaaaaaattatcaaacaCTTCTATTTCTCTGCTCTCCGATGGAATATACACTATGCAAGTATGCAGTGGGATTAATATTGCCATATACATTAACAATTCAATTACTATTGTGATGTCGATCGAGTGCTACGTCCTCTTGCATGCATGTAATATATATCAAATAAAATACGAAATTACGtatcaaaataaataataaattacagTATTTAATGTTTTCTCTTCTAACAAATAAAATTTGCAGTTTCAAAAGTCGTGTGAATAATTTAACATAATGAGTTACTGCAGTGGATTGTTAAAATATAACATGGGCATCGATTTGTATATTGAATTGTAATCTTGCTTCGACCGATGTTGATCGATTCTATTATTTCAATTGGTATTTGCACGTTTTAAGTTGCACCATATATATAGTAGAACAAGTATGTATATCGTCGTGAGCAAGATAATATTTGAAAAAATTTATTGGATGAATTTATGATATAAAGAAAGTACAGAAGATGAGATTCCTTCAATTTACAAGTATAAATAATGTAAATTAGCTGTAAGGTATTGACAGGGTCTTCAGGTCTTGTATTTAAAAGAGTAATTAGTCTACTTGCGCTTACAATTTGTATGATTGTGATCGAGAAAAGTCACAAAACATATAATAAGATGATTATATAATGGACTATGTTGCCCAAAATTTTTACTTGAAACACATTTTGTTAGAAAAGAGGACAAACATATCTATCAATCtgacaaaaaaagaaataatatgCTTTTTGAAACCATAAACAGTATTTAAATTATTTCAAATGGGATTGAAACCATGAACAACTCATTGTTTTCATTTCTCTCAAAAAACTCATTGTTTTCATTGTTTGCGAATTTATTGTTTAAAAGAAGGACAAAACACTTTCGTTTTGAATCCAAATCAGCACATAGTACGTGGCATAACTGCTTTCGTTTTCATTGTTTGGAATTTATTGTTTAAATCTAAATCAGCACATAGTATTAGTACGTGGCATAACTGCTTTCGTTTTCTTGCAATGAAGGAAATCTGGTTGTCGATATACATACCGGCAAGTAAACTTTATAAATGGGGTTGACAATGGTGGCAGGCAGCCAGGCACCGCCTTGATGGGACTCTTGCCATCCCTTCTGTGTTGAAGTCCTATTTCTGAGGAGTCTTTCGGGGCACCCATAGTTTAGATTTTGttgattttcttctttgtttttacgTTAGGTTTCTATGGTTGTTTTCGTCATTTCTTTGTATTATTTTGatttaataaatttaaaaaCGGAGACTGGCGGCCGAGGGTTTCAGGTGGTTGCAGCTAGTTCAGGTAAAGCTAATCTTGTGTAATCTCTTATTATACtaaactaaaaactaaaaattatCAAACACTTCTCTGCTCGATCTCTGATAAAATATACACTACGCAAATATTATGCAGGGGGATAATTGCCGTATACATTAACATTTAATTAATGCGATGTCGACCGAGTATATATGTACGTCCTCTTGCATGCATGTAATATATATCAAACAAAACACGTACATAATGTAGAGGAGTTGGATACTCaaacaaatcaaagaaaaatttggccaaaaacaaatcaaagaaaaataacGGTTGTGAGATAGCGGTTTGAACCTCCATACTGTGATCAATGCACGAGTCCACCTTAGGAGTCTTGGTCAGTATTATTATATACATTATTGGAGTACAAATTCTCTGCAAGATAGCTAGGGCTTAATTACAATTAATTAGAGGTACTGGTTGGTAAAGTCCTTATCCACACATCTTCTACCTTATCGTCCTTCCTTTGGCGTAGatatttattttaatatttataaCCTTAGGAAAATCAGAGAAAGCTACAAAATTATATATACCAAATTAAAGTCCTACATGTTGACTATCATGAGGTAAGGGTATGTGTATCTATCACATACAATGTGAACTGGAATTTGTTAGTCTTAGTAATAGAAACACGCGCCACCCAGTTCAGACATTTATATAGGAAGCTTAATTTGGCTAAACACGAATCCCTTTTCTGTGTttcttttgtaatataaattctACAGTTTTCAGTTGGACTTTGTGAGCTGTGTATCTCTTTCCACAACCTTATAAATCAAGGTGAATGATTAATTACAGAGACATATTATATTAGAGTTGTGCCATTGAGGTAAAATACAATGCAATGCATCGTCTTGACTAGATCAATAGCTGTTTTAATAATAACAGCTAATCCttcattaattaattaagaatcGTTTACAGGTTCTCCTCCTTCATTTACAAATCTAAGCTCTCCAATTAACCACTTTATCAGCGAACTAATTGAAGAAGAGAAATACGTACTTGCACTCAATCGATCTCGATCACCAGCAAAAAGTAAAACTTAATTGGGTtcacactctctctttctctgatgAATGCGTGTGACGCTGTTGGTGAATGGATAGTGAGCTCACCGCACATCTCGTTATCATTGTGGTGCTAAATTCGCGTGAAACTCATGGATTGCATTTGGTACGTTGTATAGTTTAGATGACATCAACATTGTGATTGTTATCATACAGAGAAGATATTTTTATGAAAACTTACAGAATACAGGGTTTCAATCGTTGAACCAAATCCAACCATAGTTAGAATGGTAAAAGTTGGCAAATTTTACTAGAACCGGGCTTTATAATATTATAGTTACCGTCGATTGTTAGATAGGCtttgttgtttgatttcttatgatttaaaattttaaagaaatACATTATTTTTAAAATATGATGTTAAATCTATAATTTTAGCAACGTAACAGACGTTAATAGTAGTTAATAGTAATTGATGAAGAACTATTCCTCTACACATAAATGCTACGACTATGATGAGCTATAAGTATCCGTATAAATATACGTCCTGTCTTATATATATGAAGTGTTTAAGATCGTCAATCTAAACTGTACAATTGTTTCACGTATGATCAGTTAGCAAATATAAGTGAATGTTACTCTTCCAAACCCATTCTTCTTTGGCCGGCTGATCCataattataaaattaaaactTTTGTTTGACATGTCTTTTGGTGCATGTAATATATGATCCCATCTTTGACAAATTTGTATATTGCTCATCTTCGTTTCAAAAGCACATGCTAGATTTAGGGGTTTCAAGTTCATTTTCATTTACAAGAAACAGTGAAGAAAGAGACAACACTCAATAAAGTTAAATAATAGGTtcatcaaataaataaaaaaaggtaAAATAACAGGTGTATTCCTTTGACTGTTTATTCATTCATTCAATCACACTGACAGTGATGACCCTCCATGCAGCTTCCTACTTCGCACGCGAGCAATGACTCGCACGCTTAGTAAACACTATATATACGCATCGCCTCCACCATTCTAACTCAAACCAACAACTCGAATTCAAAGCCTTCACAGTTTATCAAATCccacttctctctcctccgtccGATCCCCGGCGGCTTGTTTGGCATCTTCCATATCCAATACATAAGATGCAAGTCGGAAGGCGATCGGCGATGGAGCACAACAATACCAAAGCAAGCAAGCCTTTGAAAATGAAAGTGAAGTTCGTCGACGATGAAAAGGACGTCGTGAAGGCATCAGACGCCTTGCCTCTGCCTCTGTACCTGACCAATGCCCTGTTCTTCACTCTATTCTTCTCCGTCGTCTACTTCTTGCTCACAAGCTGGCGTGAGAAGATCCGCACCAACACTCCTCTCCACATCATCAATCTCTCTGAGATCGTGGCTATTCTAGCCTTCGTAGCCTCCTTCATCTACCTCCTCGGGTTCTTTGGTATCGATTTCGTCCAATCCCTCATTCTCCAGCCCAGCAATGACATCTGGGCCGACGATGATGACGAGGAGATTATTCTCAAGGAGGATGCTAGCAAAGTTCCTTGTGGCCAGGCCCTCAATTGCTCAATTCCCAAAATGGCTCCTATTGCTTCACCTAAAGCTGCTCCTGAAGCTGCCCCAAAGGTGTTTGAGGAGAAGGCAATGATCGAGACCCCGCCAACAACTGAAGAAGACGAAGAGATCATCAAGGCAGTGGTTGCTGGAACCATTCCTTCATACTCACTCGAGACAAAGCTTGGCGATTGCAAGAGGGCAGCTTCTATTAGGCGTGAGGCTTTACAAAGAGTTACTGGCAAGTCTCTAGAGGGTTTGCCATTGGAGGGGTTCGATTACGAGTCCATTTTGGGTCAATGCTGTGAAATGCCAGTTGGATATATTACCATTCCTGTTGGGATTGCTGGGCCTCTTATGCTCGATGGAAAAGAGTTCTCAGTTCCCATGGCCACAACTGAAGGTTGCTTGGTGGCTAGTACCAACCGTGGTTGCAAAGCTATCAACTTGTCTGGTGGAGCTTCCAGTGTTCTTTTGAAAGATGGAATGACCAGAGCTCCTGTTGTCAGATTCAACTCTGCCAAAAGAGCCGCTGAATTGAAGTTTTTCATGGAAGACCCCGACAACTACGAAACCATCTCTATGGTCTTCAACAAATCTAGCAGATTTGGTAGACTTCAATCAGTTAAGTGTGCCGTTGCTGGGAAGAACCTGTACATGAGGTTCTGCTGCAGCACTGGTGATGCTATGGGGATGAATATGGTCTCTAAAGGCGTTCAAAACGTTCTTGATTTCCTCCAGAATGACTTCCCTGACATGGATGTCATTGGCATTTCTGGTAACTACTGCTCAGACAAGAAACCTGCTGCCGTGAACTGGATCGAAGGTCGGGGTAAATCTGTGGTTTGCGAGGC is a genomic window containing:
- the LOC133737006 gene encoding 3-hydroxy-3-methylglutaryl-coenzyme A reductase 1-like codes for the protein MQVGRRSAMEHNNTKASKPLKMKVKFVDDEKDVVKASDALPLPLYLTNALFFTLFFSVVYFLLTSWREKIRTNTPLHIINLSEIVAILAFVASFIYLLGFFGIDFVQSLILQPSNDIWADDDDEEIILKEDASKVPCGQALNCSIPKMAPIASPKAAPEAAPKVFEEKAMIETPPTTEEDEEIIKAVVAGTIPSYSLETKLGDCKRAASIRREALQRVTGKSLEGLPLEGFDYESILGQCCEMPVGYITIPVGIAGPLMLDGKEFSVPMATTEGCLVASTNRGCKAINLSGGASSVLLKDGMTRAPVVRFNSAKRAAELKFFMEDPDNYETISMVFNKSSRFGRLQSVKCAVAGKNLYMRFCCSTGDAMGMNMVSKGVQNVLDFLQNDFPDMDVIGISGNYCSDKKPAAVNWIEGRGKSVVCEAVIKGDIVSKVLKTNVAALVELNMLKNLTGSAIAGALGGFNAHASNIVSAVYLATGQDPAQNIESSHCITMMEAINDGKDLHVSVTMPSIEVGTVGGGTQLASQSACLNLLGVKGANREAPGTNARQLASVVAGSVLAGELSLMSAIAAGQLVKSHMKYNRSNKDVTTVASA